The Candidatus Binatia bacterium genome includes the window ATGCTGCTGCTCCTGCCCGACACCGGACGCGAGCCGCCGGGCGAGCGCGTCGACAGCGCGTTCGCGTACTGGCTCGGACGCCTCGGCGAGTTCGCGGTGCGCGAGCGGCGCATCGTCCTGCCGATCACCGCGCTGCTGTGCGCCGCGGCCCTGGTCGGCGCGACGCAGATCCGCCTCGAGACCAACTACCTCGAGTTCTTCGACGAGGCCGGACGCGAGCGTCGCGACAACGCCCGCATCGCGGCGGCGATCGGCGGCACGCAGCCGCTCTACCTGGTGATCGACGGCCCGAAGCGCGCGATGCGCGACCTCGAGGTGCTGCGCGCGATCGCCGACGTGCAGGACTTCGTCGCCAAGCAGCCGGGCGTCGACACCACGCTGTCGCTGGTCGACTACCTCCGGATCGTCAACGGCGCGCTCAACCAGGAGGTCGGCGACGTGCTGCCCGATCGCCAGGCGGACGTCGAGCAGCTCTTCATGTTCGTCGATCCGGCGGAGCTCGCGCCGGTCGTCACGCAGGACTACACGCGGGCGAACATCATCGTCGGCACGAACCTCGCCGGCTCCGCCGAGATCGGCGAGCTCATCGAGCGCGTGCAGCAGTACGCCAACGCGCGCCTGCCCGTGGGTCTGACGATGCGCGCGACCGGCAACATCGTGCTGCTCAACCGCTCCGCGGACGAGGTCGCGCAGGGCCAGATCAGCGGCCTCTGGCAGGTCTTCCTCGTCCTGCTGATCCTGATGTCGTCGCTCTTCCTGTCCGTGCGGACGGGGCTCCTGTCGCTGGTGCCGAACCTGGTGCCGATCGTCGCCCTGTTCGGGCTCATGGGCTTCGGCGGCATCGACCTCAACGTCTCGACCAGCATGATCGCGGTGATCGCGCTCGGCATCGCGGTCGACGACACGATCCACTACTTCAACGAGTTCAAGCTGCAGATCCAGCAGAGCGGCGACGTGCACCGCGCGATCCTGGGCGTGGTGCGCGTCGTCGGACGGCCGATCGTGTTCACCGCGATCGCGCTGTCCGCGGGCTTTCTGATTCTATGCTTGTCGAATTTCGAGCCGATCCGCCAGTTCGGCTACCTCGCGAGCTTCACGATGGCGTCGGCGCTGGTCGCGGAGCTGCTGATCACGCCGGGGCTGGTCGTGAGCACCACGGTGATCACGCTGTGGGACCTGCTCTACGTGAAGCTCGGGCCACGTCCGCACCGCGAGATCCCGCTGTTCACCGGGCTGCGCTCGCTGCAGGCGCGCATCGTCGTGCTGATGGGACGTCTGCGCTCCGCGCAGCCCGGCGAGTTCATCACCCGACGCGGCGAGATGAAGCGCGAGCTCTACGTGCTGCTCTCCGGACGCGTCGGCGTGCGGCGCGAGGATGGACACGTCGCCCTGCGCACGCTCGGGCGCGGCGACGTGCTCGGCGAGATGGGGCTCGTGCGCGAGCGGCCGCGCTCGGCGGACGTCGTGGCGCTCGAGCCGACCGAGTACCTGGTGCTCGACCAGGACTTCCTGACCCGCATCGAGCGACGCCACCCGCGCATCGCGGCGCGCGTTTTCCTGAACCTGACGCGCATCCTGAGCGACCGGCTCGAGAGCACGACCGATCAATTGGTCGTCATTTCCCAAAAAATGGGCTAGGAAGCCGGCGGGCCGCGGCCCGTCTCGGGCAGATGTTCGCAGCCGACCAGCAAGAGAGGGAGATCCAGTGACGAAGCGTAGCTTGACGACCATCGTTCTCGGCGCCCTGGCGTGGCTCGCCGCGGCGCCTTCGCTCGCCGCCAACGACGAGGCGGCCAACCTGGTGCGAAAGGCCGTCGACGCCCTGCCCAAGCAGTCCTTCAAGGCGCAGCTCAAGCTCACGCCGGCCAACGCGGCGCCGCGTGATCTGACGCTCCGCCACAAGCTCGTCGGCGCCGCGCGTGCGAGCTACCTCGAGGTGACGTCGCCCGAGGAGCTCGAGGGCATCCGCTTTTTGTTCCTCGAGCACCCGAACGGCGAGCCCGAGCAGTACATCAAGGTCGCCGCGGCGCGCAGCCCGGTCCGCGTCCAGGACCAGATCCGCAAGCAGCCGTTCCTCGAGTCGGACTTCTACGTCTCGGACCTCGTCGAGCCGAACCTCGACAACTACGAGTACAAGTTCGTCGGCGAGGAGGAGCTGCTCGGGCGCAAGACGAAGCTCGTCGAGATGGTCCCGAAGAACTCGGCGAACGAGATCTACGGCAAGACGGTGATCGCGATCGACCCGCAGGATCTGCTGATCCTGAAGCGCTCGTTCTACGACCTGAGCGGCAAGCTGCAGAAGGTCTGGACCATCGACGCGATCGACAAGGTCGACGGCATCTGGACGATCCGCGACCAGCGCATGACGACCGTCGAGCCCGGGACGACGTCGCGCCTCGAGACGCCGACGATCGAGTACGGGGTGGACCTCAAGGACACGATGTTCACCCCGGAGTATCTGAAGCGCTAGGCGCGACACGCAGCGACCACGCTCCGCCCTCGGCGCGTGCGACGACGTAGAGTCCGCCGCCGGGGGCGGCGAGCGTACGGATCGCGCTCAGGCCCGAGCTCGTGGTCTGCGGCGCGCCGTGGCGCGCCGGGTAGAAGGAGAGCAGCTCGACGCCCGCTGCGGCGCCCTCGCCGCTCGCCTCCAGCACGCCCGTCGCGTGCTGCCAGCGCAGCGAGACGAGGCGTCCCGGCGCCGCGCGCACGTAGCCGCGCGTCAGCTGCTCGACGAGCGCCGTCCGCACGCCGACGATCTCGTTCGACCGGCAGTCGACCTCGAACTCGCCCCACACCTCGGGAATGCGCCCGGCGCGGAAGTCGCCCGCCTTGTGCGGGTCGCCGCACGACTCGCGCCAGGTCCACAGCGTCGCGCCGAAGCGGAACTCGTCCTGCAGCTCCTGGTGGACGAGGAAGTACGGATCGTCGGGGTTCTCGGCGCGGCTCGGTGAGGAGCCCCACTCGCCGGACAGCACCGGCACGCCGCCGAACGTCGCCGCCTCCTCGCGCGCGATCTCGAACGCCTCGCGCGTGATCGGACCGCCGTTGAAGCCGCCGGTGTAGACGTGCGGCGCGTAGACGACGTCGTCGTCATGCGGAAAGTCGGGCGGCGCGCCGCGCCCGATCGCCGACCACAGCGCCGAGGGCTCGAACAGGACGAGGTGCGGAAAGCCGCCCGCCGCTCGCTCCGCGGCGCGGATCGCGGCGAGCGCGTCGCCGTAGAGATCCGCGAGCGCGGCGAGCGCGTCGGGCAGGAAGGCGTTCGGCTCGTTCATCAGATCGTAGCCCGCGACCGCCGGGTCGCGCGCGAAGCGCGCCGCGACGTGCGCCACCATCGCGACGTAGCGCGTGCGGATCCCGACGCCGTCCGGACCCGGGTCGTCGCGCCAGAACGCGTCCCACGCCGCCACCACCGCGGGGCTCGACTCGCGCAGCCCGCCGATCGTGCAGCGCGGCGCGCCGCCGTCGAGCGTCGCCCAGCCGGGCGCGCCGTCCCAGCCGAACGCCGGCTGCTGGTCCGGCGGACACGCCTCGTCGGGGCGCGCGGCGAGCGTCGGTCCCCAGGCGTCCTGGTGGAAGTCGAGGATCGTGTAGACGCCGCGGCGCGCGAGCAGATCGACGGCGACCGCGACCTGGTCGAGGTACGCCTCGTCGTAGCGTCCGGGCTCCGGCTCGACGCGCGACCACGACAGCAGCAGCCGCACCGCGCTCCAGCCGATCGCGGCGATCTGCTCGGCGTCCTCCTCGCCGAACGGGAACACGGTCGGGAAGTCGCCGAACGCCCAGTACTCGGCGAGCGCGTTGACGTTCACGCCGCGCAGCAGCACCTCGCGCCCCTCGGCGTCGACGATGCGACCGCCGCGAACGGGATCCGGCTCGGCGTGCAGCGCCGGCAGACGCAGGGCGTCGTCGCGCGGCGCGCTCGGCGCGTCACTGCAAGCAGAAAAAACGCTCACGACGAGCGCCAGCGCGAGCGCACGCAACGAGGCGCGCGCCGCCCGGCGCTCCTTCGACGGGATCGGGTGCATTTCTCCTCCGGAAGAGCTCAGCCCAGGACGCGGCCGCGAGCGATGGTGCCGCCGCCGTCGACCGGCAGCAGCGCGCCGGTGACGAACTCGCTCTCGCGGCTCGCGAGGTAGACGACCGCCCAGGCGACGTCCTCGGGACGTCCGAGGCGCGTCAGGTGCATCGCCTCGAGCTCGGCGCGGCGCTCGGGCGTCATGCCGGCGTCGCGTCGCTCGTTGACGACGTAGCCGACCGACAGCGCGTTGCAGCGGATGCCCTGACGTCCGTACTCGACGGCGATCGCGCGCGTCAGCGCGTTGAGCCCGCCCTTGCTCGCGACGTAGGCGGCGAAGCCGGCGCTCGCGCGCTCGGCCTGGCGCGACGAGACGTTGATGATCGAGCCGTGCCCGGCGCGCAGCATGTGCGGGATCGCGGCCCGACAGAGCCAGGCGGCGCTGGTCAGGTTGACGCGCAGCACGCGCTCCCAGACCTCCGTGTCGAGCTCGCCGACGCGCGTCCGCCCGCCGGTGCCGGCGGCGGCGTTGTTGACCAGCACGGTGAGCCCGCCGAGGCGCTGGGCGACCTCCTCGACGAGCCGCGCGCACTCCCGCTCGTCGGCGAGGTCGGCGGCGACGAAGGTCGCCTCGCCGCCCGCCGCGCGGATCGCGTCGACGACCGCCTCACCACGCGCCGCGTCACGACCGTGCACCGCGACCCGCGCGCCTTCGCGCGCGCAGATCGCCGCCGTGTGCTTGCCGATGCCGGACGTCGACCCGGTCACCAGCACGATCTCGCCGTCGAGGCGCCCCACGGGCGTCCGGGATACGCCCTGCCGCGCCGACGGGTCAACGGCGGAACGCCGATCCTGACACCTGTCAGGAATCGTTGACACGTGTCAGCGGCGGCGCTAGGCCCTACCCCGATGCAGCCCTGGACGCCGCAGCAGCTCGTCCGCCCGCGCAAGGGCGACCGCACGCGCGAGCGCCTCTACCAGGCGGCGCTCGACGAGTTCCGCGCGGTCGGCTTCGAGAACGCGAGCGTCGGGCAGATCGCGAGCCGCGCCGGCACCTCGCGCGCCGCCTTCTACTTCCACTTCCCCTGCAAGGAAGCGGTGCTGCTCGACCTGCAGTGGCGGATGGAGGTCGACATCGTCGAGCGCACGCGCGCAAGCGCGACGCTGCGCGAGTTCCTCACCGCGCTCGTCGACGCGCTGATCGCCTCCGAGGAGATCCTCGCGTCGCGCGATCTCATGCGCGACATGCTGAGCGTCTACATCCGCCCGCCGGCGGGGCTCGACCTGAGCACGCAGCCGTTTCCGCTGCTCAACGAGGTCGGACGCCGCTTCGCCCTCGCGAAGGAGCGCGAGCTGCGCGTCGGGCTCGACCCGGCGCAGGCGACCGACATCTTCTTGACGAGTCTCTTCGGCGCGCTCGTGTCGTGGTCCGTTCCGCTCGCGAGCCGGCGTGACGACCTGCTGCAGCTCGCCGCCCTCTTCCTCGCCGACGCGCCGGAGGCGTCGCCCGCGAGCTGAAACCGAAGGAAGTACCTTGGAGACCTACGCCCGCTTTCTCGTCCGCCGCGCCTGGCTGGTGCTCGGCGCGGTCGCGCTCGTGACCGTCTGGATCGCGCTCGGCCTCCGCGAGCTGCGCACCGACTTCGACGTCGAGTCGAGCCTGCCCAAGGGCCATCCCTTCGTCGAGATCGACAAGACGATCCGCGAGCAGTTCGGCGGACGCCACACGGTCATCGCGCTGATGGTGCCGCGCGACGGCGGCGACGTCTGGCGCACCGAGATCCTCGAGACGGTGCGCGACGCGACGCTGCTCGCGCTGCGCATGGACGACGTCATCGCGCAGAACGTCGTCAGCCTCGCGTCGCCGAACGTGCGCGCGATCGAGGACGTCGGCGGCACGCTGAACGTCGACCTGGTGATGCGCGACCCGCCGCAGACGCCGGAGGAGATCGCGGCGCTGCGGGCCAAGGTCGAGGCCGATCCGCAGCTCGAGGGCATGGTGGTGACGCCGGACCAGCGCGCCGCGGTGCTCGTGTTCGACTTCTGGGAGGACGCCGAGCGCAACGAGATGGCGCAGCGCGCGCTCGCGATCGCCGAGGAGCTGCGCGACCGTCCGGTCGACTTCTACTTCGCCGGCGAGCCGATGCTGTCGCTGACCGACGTCGAGCAGTCCAAGGAGGTCGGGCGTCGGATCCCGATCACCTTCGCGGTGATCGCAGTCATGCTGCTGATCTCGTTCCGCAACGTCCAGGGCATGCTGATCCCGATGCTGACCGCGGCGCTCAGCACCGTCTGGGGGCTCGGGCTCATGGGCCACACCGGCATCGTGATCGACTCCTGGAACGTCGCCACGCCGATCCTGCTGATCGCGATCGCGGCCGGGCACTCGGCGCAGATGCTCAAGCGCTACAGCGAGGAGGTGGCGCGCCTCGGCGACAACCGCGAGGCGGTGGTCGCCTCGACGGTGGCGATGGGTCCAGTGATGATCGCGGCGGGCGGTGTCGCGGCGCTCGGCTTCGCGTCGCTGGTGCTGACCGGCATCCCGGCGATCGTCGGCTTCGGTCTGTCGTGCGCGTACGGCATCGCGAGCGCCGTGATCCTCGAGATGACCTTCATCCCGGCGCTGCGCACCGTGCTGCCCGCGCCGCGCGTGCGCACCTCGAGCACCGGTCCGACGGCGCGGCTCCTCGCGATGCTCGAGTCCGCGATCCTCGCGAACCGCGGGCGCTCGGTGCTGATCGCGACGGCGATCGCGCTCGTCGTCGCGATCATCGGCGCGCTGCAGATCCGCACCTACGGCCCGACCAGCGAGTACATGGCGCGCGGCAG containing:
- a CDS encoding MMPL family transporter; protein product: METYARFLVRRAWLVLGAVALVTVWIALGLRELRTDFDVESSLPKGHPFVEIDKTIREQFGGRHTVIALMVPRDGGDVWRTEILETVRDATLLALRMDDVIAQNVVSLASPNVRAIEDVGGTLNVDLVMRDPPQTPEEIAALRAKVEADPQLEGMVVTPDQRAAVLVFDFWEDAERNEMAQRALAIAEELRDRPVDFYFAGEPMLSLTDVEQSKEVGRRIPITFAVIAVMLLISFRNVQGMLIPMLTAALSTVWGLGLMGHTGIVIDSWNVATPILLIAIAAGHSAQMLKRYSEEVARLGDNREAVVASTVAMGPVMIAAGGVAALGFASLVLTGIPAIVGFGLSCAYGIASAVILEMTFIPALRTVLPAPRVRTSSTGPTARLLAMLESAILANRGRSVLIATAIALVVAIIGALQIRTYGPTSEYMARGSLPRHHLEEIKRHFPGTVTMNVLYEGPPDSVKNIAVLKHMDALRAELEKDPLVWRTASLVDLVKMLHKTFNPEAPVPYSLPDDQELVSQLIFLGDSPAFERFIDRGYTKSLLIAYLRDDDSALVGPLVRRAQEWLAANPPPEGERVLIAGGVGPTVLAVNEHTTHSKVINMLIVLLTIYAVSSVVLRSPLSGVYVVTPIVLSLVLLFGMLGWTGIRLDMGSSTILAMAAGIGADYAIYFLYRLREEHSRVDDDAAALHAAMQTSGRAVVFVASSIAAGFAVMGLGSDFFGLRLFGTLMPTAMVISCIASLAVMPVLVLRTRPAFVFGPRFTRAEATTAAATGA
- a CDS encoding SDR family oxidoreductase, translating into MGRLDGEIVLVTGSTSGIGKHTAAICAREGARVAVHGRDAARGEAVVDAIRAAGGEATFVAADLADERECARLVEEVAQRLGGLTVLVNNAAAGTGGRTRVGELDTEVWERVLRVNLTSAAWLCRAAIPHMLRAGHGSIINVSSRQAERASAGFAAYVASKGGLNALTRAIAVEYGRQGIRCNALSVGYVVNERRDAGMTPERRAELEAMHLTRLGRPEDVAWAVVYLASRESEFVTGALLPVDGGGTIARGRVLG
- a CDS encoding cellulase family glycosylhydrolase translates to MHPIPSKERRAARASLRALALALVVSVFSACSDAPSAPRDDALRLPALHAEPDPVRGGRIVDAEGREVLLRGVNVNALAEYWAFGDFPTVFPFGEEDAEQIAAIGWSAVRLLLSWSRVEPEPGRYDEAYLDQVAVAVDLLARRGVYTILDFHQDAWGPTLAARPDEACPPDQQPAFGWDGAPGWATLDGGAPRCTIGGLRESSPAVVAAWDAFWRDDPGPDGVGIRTRYVAMVAHVAARFARDPAVAGYDLMNEPNAFLPDALAALADLYGDALAAIRAAERAAGGFPHLVLFEPSALWSAIGRGAPPDFPHDDDVVYAPHVYTGGFNGGPITREAFEIAREEAATFGGVPVLSGEWGSSPSRAENPDDPYFLVHQELQDEFRFGATLWTWRESCGDPHKAGDFRAGRIPEVWGEFEVDCRSNEIVGVRTALVEQLTRGYVRAAPGRLVSLRWQHATGVLEASGEGAAAGVELLSFYPARHGAPQTTSSGLSAIRTLAAPGGGLYVVARAEGGAWSLRVAPSASDTPG
- a CDS encoding TetR/AcrR family transcriptional regulator, which produces MQPWTPQQLVRPRKGDRTRERLYQAALDEFRAVGFENASVGQIASRAGTSRAAFYFHFPCKEAVLLDLQWRMEVDIVERTRASATLREFLTALVDALIASEEILASRDLMRDMLSVYIRPPAGLDLSTQPFPLLNEVGRRFALAKERELRVGLDPAQATDIFLTSLFGALVSWSVPLASRRDDLLQLAALFLADAPEASPAS
- a CDS encoding outer membrane lipoprotein-sorting protein, which gives rise to MTKRSLTTIVLGALAWLAAAPSLAANDEAANLVRKAVDALPKQSFKAQLKLTPANAAPRDLTLRHKLVGAARASYLEVTSPEELEGIRFLFLEHPNGEPEQYIKVAAARSPVRVQDQIRKQPFLESDFYVSDLVEPNLDNYEYKFVGEEELLGRKTKLVEMVPKNSANEIYGKTVIAIDPQDLLILKRSFYDLSGKLQKVWTIDAIDKVDGIWTIRDQRMTTVEPGTTSRLETPTIEYGVDLKDTMFTPEYLKR
- a CDS encoding MMPL family transporter, with amino-acid sequence MSNRLPAFLRIPWLTLLAIALATLALGYAARTIQVDSAIENLLPVDDPEHDFYDEARRTFGSEETVVVGLFTDDVFSPQALADIDRLSTDLAKLDGVREVLSLTTIKGVEAQDGTVSVGRMMRKLPTTDEETRAFAKKILEAPLYTGNLVAPDGKATIVAVLFEPMSDEEFLARGLEPQIRERVEELAAYDPAITGIPTLKVRGARLMEEDLRRFVPLAVLLVIAVLAWEFRTLRGVVLPLAAVVIGVVWTVGLMALTGSKINMGTLILPPLLMAIGIAYAIHVLSRYYIERREAASVRDAVAATVRHIRVPLGVAWLTTVLGCVTLAFNAIPAIRDFGIWSAFGITAIFLVSLVFIPAMLLLLPDTGREPPGERVDSAFAYWLGRLGEFAVRERRIVLPITALLCAAALVGATQIRLETNYLEFFDEAGRERRDNARIAAAIGGTQPLYLVIDGPKRAMRDLEVLRAIADVQDFVAKQPGVDTTLSLVDYLRIVNGALNQEVGDVLPDRQADVEQLFMFVDPAELAPVVTQDYTRANIIVGTNLAGSAEIGELIERVQQYANARLPVGLTMRATGNIVLLNRSADEVAQGQISGLWQVFLVLLILMSSLFLSVRTGLLSLVPNLVPIVALFGLMGFGGIDLNVSTSMIAVIALGIAVDDTIHYFNEFKLQIQQSGDVHRAILGVVRVVGRPIVFTAIALSAGFLILCLSNFEPIRQFGYLASFTMASALVAELLITPGLVVSTTVITLWDLLYVKLGPRPHREIPLFTGLRSLQARIVVLMGRLRSAQPGEFITRRGEMKRELYVLLSGRVGVRREDGHVALRTLGRGDVLGEMGLVRERPRSADVVALEPTEYLVLDQDFLTRIERRHPRIAARVFLNLTRILSDRLESTTDQLVVISQKMG